CAGAGCGCGGTGACCAGCGCCAGCAGCTTGGCCAGCGCGTAGTCGCCGCGCGGCAGCGGCCGGGAGAAGTAGAGCGGGAGCACGCCGCTGCGCAGGTCCCGGGAGACCAGCTCCGGTGCGGCCACCGCCACGAAGAACAGGACCAGCCAGCTCATCGAGTCGGCGAACTGGGCGTACGTGGCGACCGGCTCGCCGATCTGGCTGCGTACCGCGGCCAGCGCCACCGCGACCAGGGTGACGATGCCGACCACCAGCCAGGGGAAGATCTTGGCCTTGGCGCTACGCCCGAACCCGAACGCGGTGCGCAGCCCGTGCAGGTAGAGCGCGCCGAAGACGTGCCGGCGGCCCAGCCGTGAGCCGCGGTAGCGCTGGTAGCCAATGTCGTGGATGACGCCGCCCGGCGCGGAGCGCACGGCGGCGGAAGACGGCTCAGGCATGGGTGAGCTCCCTCGTGGCGAAGAGTTCGGCCACCCGGTGCCGGCGCTGGTCCAGTCGATGCAGCGGCAGGTCCAGCTCGGCGACCGCGCCGAGGATCAGGTCGTAGGTGCTGTCGTCGGCCAGCGGTACGAGCAGCAGCCGGCCGTCGCGCGCCACCGGCAGTTTGAGCTCGGCAAGCCGGGCGGCCAACTCCTCGGTGCCCTCGCTGACCTCCACGGCGAGCACGTCGGTGGCCGAGGTCATCGCGGAGATGTGGTCGGCGCGCAGCAGCCGACCGCCGTCGATTGCGATCAGCGTGTCGCAGATCCGCTCCACCTCGCCCAGCAGGTGCGAGCAGACCAGCACGGAGATGCCGAACTCGGTGCCGATCCGGTGCACCAGCGCCAGCATGGCGTCCCGGCCGGCCGGGTCCAGGCCGTTGGTCGGCTCGTCGAGCAGCAGCAGGTCGGGGTCGTGCACCAGCGCCTGGGCCAGCTTGACCCGCTGCTTCATGCCGGTGGAGTAGCCGCCGACCGGGCGGTAACGCTCCTCGTAGAGCCCAACGTGCCGCAACGCCTCCGAAGCCCGCTCCCGGGCCGCGGTGCGCGGAAGGCCGCTCATCCGGCCGAGGTGGGTGACCAGCTCAGCGGCGGACAGGTCCGGCGGGAGGCAGTCGTGCTCGGGCATGTAGCCGACCCGGGCCCGGACCTCCGCCGGGTCGGTGGTCGGGTCGATGCCGAGCACCGACACCTGACCGGTGGTGGGAGCAATCAGGCCGAGCAGGATCTTGATCAGGGTGGATTTGCCGGCGCCGTTCGCGCCCACCAGGCCGATGATCCCGGGCTCGACGGCGACGGTGAGGTCAGCGAGCGCGGTGACCCGACCTCCGTACGTCTTGGTGAGCGACTGGGTCGCGATCAGTGTCACGCTGCCCAGCGTAGGGAGTCGGTGCCCACAGCGGGCACCGGCTCGCCCCGGGCGCTCCCCTGATCCTGGCAACAGTTGACCCCTAAGGTCCGCTGGCCGGCGACGTTTGCGCCGGTCCCGCGCTCCACCGGACCCCGCCGATGGAATCGCGCATTGAAGATGACACCATTCACCCTCCGTTCACCTGGCGGTGTTCCGGGGGTATTCGGCCGCCGACACGGGAGGGATCGTGATGGTCGGAGTGGACGTCCCCAAGGTGAGTGTCGTGGTGCCGGCGTACAACTGCCGTCGTCACATCGAGAAGCTGATCGCCTCGCTGCTGCGCCAGTCGATGCCCGCCGACGAGTTCGAGGTGATCGTCGTCGACGACGGCTCGACCGACGGCACGGGCGAGCGGTTGGACGAGCTGGCCGCCGCGCACCCGCACATCCAGGTGCTGCACATCGAGAACTCGGGCTGGCCGTCGCGACCGCGCAACCTGGGCATCGAGCGGGCCCGCGGCGAGTACGTCTTCTTCGCCGACGACGACGACTGGTTCGCCGACCAGGCGCTGGAGCGGCTCTACGAGTGCGCGAAGAAGTACGACGCGGACATCGTGGTCGGGAAGATGGCCGGGCACGGGCGGCCGGTGCCGCGGGAGTTGTTCCGGAAGAACAACTTCGACGCCACCCTGGAGAACTCGCCGCTGATCGACAGCCTGACCTGCCACAAGCTGTTCCGCCGGTCGTTCCTCAACGAGCACGGGGTGCGGTTCCCGGAGGGCGGCAAGCGTCGGCTGGAGGACCACCTGGTGGTGGTGCGGGCCTACTTCCTGTCCGGGCGCACCTGCGTGCTGTCCGACTACACGTGCTACCACCACGCCCAGCGGGGCGACGCGCGCAACGTCACCGCTGCCCTGCTGGACCCATCGAGCTACTTCGCCAACCTGCGCGACGCGCTGGACATCGTGGATGCCAACACCGAGCCGGGCCCGCTGCGGGACCGGCTGCACCGGCGGTGGCTGCGCAACGAGATGCTCAACCGGTTGCGCGGCAAGCGACTGCTGAGCGCCCCCGAGAGCTGGCTGGAGCAGGTCGCCCTGGAGACCCAGAAGGTCATCCAGGACCGGTTCGCTCCCGGCGTGGCCGCGGGCCTGCCGCCGCTGCAACGAGCCGTGGCGTTCCTGGCGGAGCGGGGCCGGTTCGCCGACCTGCGCCGGCTGGCCTCCTGGGAGGCGGGCATCGCGGCGCACGGCACGATTGACGAACACAAGCGGGCCGACCGCGCCGTCACGGTGACCGTCGCCGCCGAACTGCGCTCCGCGGACCGGCCGATCGGCTTCCGCGCCGACGACGGGCGGGACGTGCTGGTGCTGCCGGTGGACGAGGTCGCCCCCGAGGTGCTCGACTCCACCACCCAGGTCCGCAAGGCCCGGCTGGACGTGGTCGCCCGCCGCAGGGAGACCGGCGACGAGATCTTCCTGCCGGTGCAGTTCCGAACCGAACGGGTCGCCAGCCCGACCGACGCGGACACCACCCACCTGGTGCACCGGGCCACCACCACGATCGACTTCGGCGCCCTCAACGGCGGCCGGACCCGGGGTAGCTGGCTCCTCAAGGCACGGATCACCAACGCCGGCTGGACCGAGGACGCGCACCTGCCGCTGGTGTTCATCTGCCGGGCCGACGGCTCGCGACCTCGGATCCGCGACCAGCGAAAGCCCTGGAACCGGCTGCGGTCGGCGGTGGGCCGCCGGATCCGCCGCTGATCCGCCCGCCCTGGTCGTGGAGTGGCGCCCTCGACCGATCGGCGGTCGGCTGCGAAACTGTGTGCCGGTCAGCGAGTGGGGGGTGTGGATGAGCAACGGCTGGGTGCTGCCCGACGAGGTGCTCCGGGACGCGCCGGCGTACACGCCGCGTCACGGTGAGCTCGCGGATCTGGAACTGCTGCTGACCGGCGCGTACGCCCCCTTGACCGGCTTCATGACCCGCGCCGACCTGGTTTCGGTCAGCCGGCGCAGTCGGCTGGCCGACGGCACGCCGTGGCAGGTCGCGGTGACCCTCCAGGTGCCGGCCGCACTGGCCGAGAGCTTCGATCCGCGCGACCCGGCCCGCCGGGCGTTGCTGCTGACCGACGGCGAGGGTGCGCCGGCGGCCGCTCTGGACGTGGCGGACGTCTGGCCGGTACGCGAGGGCGTGGCCGGGGTGGGCGGCCGGGTCCGGCGGCTGGGTGACGGTGGCCACGGCCCGTTCCAGCGGCTACGCCGTAGCCCGGAGGAGGTCCGGGCGCTGCTGCCCCCGGGCCGGGTGCTCGGGGTGATCGCCGACCGGCCACTGCACCGGCCCCAGCTCGCCCAGATCGCCCACGCCGCCCGCACCCTGGCCGCGCACCTGCTGGTGATGATCCCGGTCGGCGAGGGTGGCGCCGGTGGGTTCCCGCCGGAGGCGCTGGTGCGCAGCATCTTCGCCGCCCGGGACCGGATGCCGCCGGCCACCCTGGTGGCGGTGCCACTGTCGCACCGGCGGGACGAGATCAGCGACGCGCTGCTGCGCGCCCGGGTCTCCGCCGCGTACGGGGTCACCCACCTGCTCTCCACTGGGGAGATGCTCTCCGGAGCCGGTCTGCGGGTGCTGGTGCCGCGCGAGCTGGCGTACGACAACCGGGACGGGCAGTGGCGCTGGCGGGAGGACATCCCGCAGCGCAACCGCCGTCTCGCGCTGACCCAGGACGAGATCGACGACCTGCTGGACCGGGGCTTCCCGCTGCCGGAGTGGCACACGCCGCCGGCCGTGGCGAAGGAGCTGGCGCGGGCCCGGCCGCCGCGCCGGCACCGAGGCCTGGTGGTCTTCCTGACCGGTCTCTCCGGCTCCGGCAAGTCGACCATCGCCCGAGGGCTGGCGGACGCGTTGCGGGAGAGCGGCGACCGCACGGTGACCCTGCTCGACGGGGACGTGGTGCGCCGGGAGCTCTCCGCCGGGCTGGGCTTCAGCAAGGCCGACCGGGATCTCAACGTACGGCGGATCGGCTGGGTGTCGGCGGAGATCGCCCGGCATCGCGGGGTGGGCATCTGCTGCCCGATCGCGCCGTACGCGGCGGCCCGCGCCACGGCTCGGGAGATGGCCCTGGCCGCCGGGGCGGGCTTCGTGCTGGTGCACGTCGCCACCCCGCTGGAGGTGTGCGAGCAGCGGGACCGCAAGGGCCTGTACGCGCGTGCCCGGGCCGGGCTGCTCACCGGCATGACCGGGATCGACGACCCGTACGAGGTGCCGACCGACGCCGACCTGGTGCTGGACACCACCGACCTGAGCGTGCCGGAAGCGGTGCAGGCCGTGCTGCACCACCTGACCGAGACCGGCTGGGTGGAGCTGAAGATCCCGTCCGTCTGAGGCGTCGCCGTACCCCCGTTCCTTCCACCGCTGCCGGCTACGCGCTAGTGTTCATCTTTGTTGGAACACGTTCGACCGCGTGAGAGTACGTGGACCCCCGGGGAGGCACGGCGGATGCTCGCTCAGCAGCGGCAGGCGGCCATCCTGGAGCGGGTCCGGTCGACCGGGGGCGTCCGGGTGACCGAGCTGGCCGCCGAGTTCGGCGTCTCCGACATGACCATCCGGCGCGACCTGGAGTCGCTGCACGAGCGTGGTCTGCTGGCCAAGGTGCACGGCGGTGCCACGGCGGCCGGCCCGAGCTCCACCGACGAGCCGGGCTTCCACGCCAAGTCGGTCCGACAACTGCCGGAGAAGGCCGCCATCGCGGATCGGGCGGCGCAGTTGGTCCGGCCGGGCGCGGCGGTCGCGCTCTCGGCGGGCACCACCACCGCGGAGCTGGCCCGGAGGCTGGTGGACGTGCCCGGCCTGACCGTGGTGACCAACTCGCTGCCGGTGGCCGAGATCCTGCACGCCGGCGGTCGACCGGATCAGACGGTGGTGCTCACCGGTGGCGTACGCACACCGTCGGACGCGCTGGTCGGCCCGCTCGCGGTCAGCGCCGTCCGGCGGCTGCACCTGGATCTGCTCTTCCTCGGCGTGCACGGCATCACCGAGCGAGCCGGCTTCACCACCCCCAACCTGATGGAGGCGGAAACCGACCGGGCGCTGGTGGCGGCGGCGGACCGGCTGGTCGTGCTCGCCGACCACACCAAGTGGGGCACGGTCGGCATCTCCTCGATCGTCGAGCTGGCCGCAGCACACGCACTGGTCAGCGACGACCGGTTGCCTCCGCCCGCGCGCCGGGTACTCGGCGAGCAGGTGGGTGAATTGATCATGGTGAAGGCGACAGGGGCGGGCCGCGCGACGGGCACGCCGACAAGTGAGGGGACGGCGCCGTGAAGCGCACCGCGATCGACCTGGCCGACGGCCGGGAGCTGATCTACTTCGACGAGCGCGACGACGCCGTCCGCGACCAGCCGGATCGCCGGGACCTGCCGCCGCCGCCCCCCGCGTCCCAGCTGCGCTACGACCCGCTGACCGACGAGTGGGTGGCGGTCGCTGTGCACCGACAGACCCGCACATTCCTTCCGCCGGCCAACGAGTGCCCACTCGACCCGTCGCTGGGTGACCGGCTGACCGAGATCCCGGCCCCCGACTACGACGTGGTGGTGTTCGAGAACCGGTTTCCGTCGTTGAGCGGCCGGGTGGCTGACGAGCCCGGGGAGATCACGCCGTTCACGCCGGTCCGGCCGGGCCTCGGCCGGTGCGAGGTGGTCTGCTTCACCTCCGACCACAACGCCTCCTTCGCCAGCCTCCCCCCGCGCCGGGTCCGTACCGTGCTGGACGCGCTCGCCGACCGGACCGAGGTGCTCGGTGCGCTGCCCGGCGTGGAGCAGGTGTTCTGCTTCGAGAACCGGGGCGTCGAGATCGGCGTCACGCTGCATCACCCGCACGGGCAGATCTACGCGTACCCCTTCGTGACGCCGCGCACCCGGGCACTGCTGGCCGCGGGACGCCGGCACGCCGAGCGGACCGGCGGGGGCAACCTCTACGCGGACGTGCTGGCCGCCGAGCGCGCCGCCGGCGACCGGGTGGTGGCCGAGAACGAGCACTGGACGGCGTTCGTCCCGGCGGCGGCCCGCTGGCCGTTCGAGGTGCACGTGGCGCCGCACCGCGTGGTGCCGGACATCCCGGCGCTCAGCGACAGCGAGCGGGACGCCTTCGGGCCGCTCTACCTGGACCTGCTGCGCCGCTTCGACGGCCTGTTCGACATGCCGATGCCCTACATCTCGGCGTGGCACCAGGCGCCGGTGCGGATCGACCGCGAGCTGGGCCACCTGCACCTGCAGCTGTTCAGCATCCGGCGGGCCAAGGACAAGCTGAAGTATTTGGCGGGCTCCGAGTCCGGGATGGGTGTCTTCATCAACGACATCTCCCCCGAGCGCGCCGCCGACCTCCTGCGCGCCGCCTGAGACGGGCGGGAGACAGGGCGCGGGGGGCCCGGGACAGGGCCCCCCGCAGGGAAGGGACGGCTGGCTGTGCTCGACACAGCCGGGAAGGCTGGCTGATCGGCACGCATGCCGCGGTCGACCGCGGTCAACCTTCCTGGACGCGACTGGCATCTCGTCCACTCTGGTCAACGAGGCGCGCCGGCCGCAGTGACGCCGACGGCGTGTCGACCC
The nucleotide sequence above comes from Micromonospora sp. NBC_00389. Encoded proteins:
- a CDS encoding ABC transporter ATP-binding protein, which gives rise to MTLIATQSLTKTYGGRVTALADLTVAVEPGIIGLVGANGAGKSTLIKILLGLIAPTTGQVSVLGIDPTTDPAEVRARVGYMPEHDCLPPDLSAAELVTHLGRMSGLPRTAARERASEALRHVGLYEERYRPVGGYSTGMKQRVKLAQALVHDPDLLLLDEPTNGLDPAGRDAMLALVHRIGTEFGISVLVCSHLLGEVERICDTLIAIDGGRLLRADHISAMTSATDVLAVEVSEGTEELAARLAELKLPVARDGRLLLVPLADDSTYDLILGAVAELDLPLHRLDQRRHRVAELFATRELTHA
- the cysC gene encoding adenylyl-sulfate kinase — translated: MSNGWVLPDEVLRDAPAYTPRHGELADLELLLTGAYAPLTGFMTRADLVSVSRRSRLADGTPWQVAVTLQVPAALAESFDPRDPARRALLLTDGEGAPAAALDVADVWPVREGVAGVGGRVRRLGDGGHGPFQRLRRSPEEVRALLPPGRVLGVIADRPLHRPQLAQIAHAARTLAAHLLVMIPVGEGGAGGFPPEALVRSIFAARDRMPPATLVAVPLSHRRDEISDALLRARVSAAYGVTHLLSTGEMLSGAGLRVLVPRELAYDNRDGQWRWREDIPQRNRRLALTQDEIDDLLDRGFPLPEWHTPPAVAKELARARPPRRHRGLVVFLTGLSGSGKSTIARGLADALRESGDRTVTLLDGDVVRRELSAGLGFSKADRDLNVRRIGWVSAEIARHRGVGICCPIAPYAAARATAREMALAAGAGFVLVHVATPLEVCEQRDRKGLYARARAGLLTGMTGIDDPYEVPTDADLVLDTTDLSVPEAVQAVLHHLTETGWVELKIPSV
- a CDS encoding glycosyltransferase family 2 protein, coding for MVGVDVPKVSVVVPAYNCRRHIEKLIASLLRQSMPADEFEVIVVDDGSTDGTGERLDELAAAHPHIQVLHIENSGWPSRPRNLGIERARGEYVFFADDDDWFADQALERLYECAKKYDADIVVGKMAGHGRPVPRELFRKNNFDATLENSPLIDSLTCHKLFRRSFLNEHGVRFPEGGKRRLEDHLVVVRAYFLSGRTCVLSDYTCYHHAQRGDARNVTAALLDPSSYFANLRDALDIVDANTEPGPLRDRLHRRWLRNEMLNRLRGKRLLSAPESWLEQVALETQKVIQDRFAPGVAAGLPPLQRAVAFLAERGRFADLRRLASWEAGIAAHGTIDEHKRADRAVTVTVAAELRSADRPIGFRADDGRDVLVLPVDEVAPEVLDSTTQVRKARLDVVARRRETGDEIFLPVQFRTERVASPTDADTTHLVHRATTTIDFGALNGGRTRGSWLLKARITNAGWTEDAHLPLVFICRADGSRPRIRDQRKPWNRLRSAVGRRIRR
- the galT gene encoding galactose-1-phosphate uridylyltransferase — translated: MKRTAIDLADGRELIYFDERDDAVRDQPDRRDLPPPPPASQLRYDPLTDEWVAVAVHRQTRTFLPPANECPLDPSLGDRLTEIPAPDYDVVVFENRFPSLSGRVADEPGEITPFTPVRPGLGRCEVVCFTSDHNASFASLPPRRVRTVLDALADRTEVLGALPGVEQVFCFENRGVEIGVTLHHPHGQIYAYPFVTPRTRALLAAGRRHAERTGGGNLYADVLAAERAAGDRVVAENEHWTAFVPAAARWPFEVHVAPHRVVPDIPALSDSERDAFGPLYLDLLRRFDGLFDMPMPYISAWHQAPVRIDRELGHLHLQLFSIRRAKDKLKYLAGSESGMGVFINDISPERAADLLRAA
- a CDS encoding DeoR/GlpR family DNA-binding transcription regulator, which translates into the protein MLAQQRQAAILERVRSTGGVRVTELAAEFGVSDMTIRRDLESLHERGLLAKVHGGATAAGPSSTDEPGFHAKSVRQLPEKAAIADRAAQLVRPGAAVALSAGTTTAELARRLVDVPGLTVVTNSLPVAEILHAGGRPDQTVVLTGGVRTPSDALVGPLAVSAVRRLHLDLLFLGVHGITERAGFTTPNLMEAETDRALVAAADRLVVLADHTKWGTVGISSIVELAAAHALVSDDRLPPPARRVLGEQVGELIMVKATGAGRATGTPTSEGTAP